A region from the Terriglobales bacterium genome encodes:
- a CDS encoding MEDS domain-containing protein, which produces MIHSVHFYEHDEALIQRLRSIIVPAIDVGNSVIVVATEPHRQQLKSALATSDVQTSILEQQGRLILADADEMLATFMVEGFPDRERFFSVLGNVVARARQSAWNGQRGITVFGEMVAVLWEQGNRIAALQLESLWNDLLYDREFHLHCAYPRNMFRTNAEAAMIRAICDVHSHVVGRAA; this is translated from the coding sequence GTGATCCACTCCGTGCACTTCTACGAGCACGACGAGGCGCTGATCCAGCGACTGCGCTCGATCATTGTGCCTGCGATTGACGTGGGGAATTCCGTTATCGTCGTAGCCACGGAACCACATCGCCAGCAGCTTAAGTCCGCGCTGGCAACGAGTGATGTGCAAACCTCGATCCTGGAACAGCAGGGACGGCTGATCCTTGCGGATGCCGACGAGATGCTGGCGACATTCATGGTCGAGGGCTTCCCCGACCGCGAACGCTTCTTTTCCGTTTTGGGGAATGTGGTCGCGCGCGCTCGACAGTCGGCCTGGAACGGTCAAAGAGGAATCACTGTTTTCGGGGAGATGGTCGCAGTCCTCTGGGAGCAGGGAAACCGTATTGCCGCCTTGCAGCTTGAGAGCCTCTGGAACGACCTGCTCTACGATCGTGAATTTCACCTGCACTGCGCCTATCCGCGAAACATGTTCCGCACCAACGCGGAAGCCGCTATGATTCGCGCTATCTGCGACGTCCATTCCCACGTGGTCGGGCGGGCGGCGTAA